The Fusobacterium russii ATCC 25533 genome segment AAGACTAACTATTAAAAGTCAAGAGGTAAAACGAAAAAAATATAAAGATTGATATTGATAAAAAGTGAATAAAAATAAGCATGATAAAAGACCCTAAACTTTAAGATTTTAAAAATAGGGTTAGTAAAGTTTTTGCTTTTCAAAAATTAGTTTGTAGTCAAGCAAAACTAATTTTTGACTCGATAAGGTTCATTTTTAGTTAAAACAGCAAAAATAATATGACAAAGCTTTCTAGCAACAGCATTAGTAGCAACTAGATGATGCTTTCCTTCCTTCATTTTCTTCTGATAATAATCAGAAAAAACTGGGTCACAAAATTCAGCCCTAAGAGCAGATTGAAATAAAGCACGTCTTAAATAAGGAGAACCTCTTTTAGCCATATGATTAGAAGTGGATTCAAATTCACCAGACTGAGAAACAGTGGAATCAAGACCAGCAAAAGCAACAAGTTTTGAAGGATTAGAAAATCTTTTAATATCTCCAATCTCACCTAATATTGTAGCAGCATTAACAGAACCAATGCCGGGAATAGTTATAATTGGAGAATTCAGTTTTTTAAGAAAAACCTCAATTTCATTCTCAACATCTAAAACTTGATTTTGAATAAATGAAATTTGCTGTATAAGCATTTTGATTTGAAGCGCAAAAGAATCCATGCAGAAATTAATACCAAAAGAAGTGGAAGCTTTCCTAGAAAGTTCTTCAAGTTTTCTTTTAGCGAATTTTTTCTTGGAAACATTGTTCAAGAAAGATTGTAGAACTTCTGAATTGATAGCCTCAAAATCTGATGGTGAAGAAAAATTTGAAAGTATTTCTTTAGATGTTTTACCAAAAATATTACTGAAGGAAGAAGCATATTCGGGGAAAACTTGGTCTAAAAGAGCAATGGTTTTTCTTTTAAG includes the following:
- a CDS encoding IS110 family transposase; amino-acid sequence: MFYLGIDIGKNTHVASLLDSKKKVVFKAFSFSNSIDGAESLICKLEPFKNELEIGMEATGHYWLSIYSYLSEKNFTVRVINPIQTDGWRQGIEIRKRKTDIIDSLLIADLLRYGDFVETSLSNEDYLSLRNLSRFRSYLISSIGDLKRKTIALLDQVFPEYASSFSNIFGKTSKEILSNFSSPSDFEAINSEVLQSFLNNVSKKKFAKRKLEELSRKASTSFGINFCMDSFALQIKMLIQQISFIQNQVLDVENEIEVFLKKLNSPIITIPGIGSVNAATILGEIGDIKRFSNPSKLVAFAGLDSTVSQSGEFESTSNHMAKRGSPYLRRALFQSALRAEFCDPVFSDYYQKKMKEGKHHLVATNAVARKLCHIIFAVLTKNEPYRVKN